A region of Pyxidicoccus parkwaysis DNA encodes the following proteins:
- a CDS encoding glycoside hydrolase family protein, with product MRSAFAPACLAVLLLLGCDPAASQSKDDAGTPSTSDAGVTADAGTPPSDGGTQTPAKSAKRGIAFDLATPADLAAVSPGVSWWYNWSPRPHRDVPSDYRARYGMDFIPMLWNGDFDAAGVETWLKSNPHVRYLLLLNEPNLTDQSNLSPQAAAALWPRYESVAANTGVKLVGPAMNWGTMQGYSDPVVWLDAFYAAYRSANGNREPRIDYLAFHWYDYGLAGQLDRLKKYGKPFWVTEFANCHRQNDGAQVDSVAKQKAQMAEMVSVCESRDDVFRYAWFTGRWTNDPCFASLLGAPGTLTELGAHYLSLPSK from the coding sequence ATGAGAAGCGCCTTCGCGCCGGCCTGTCTCGCGGTGCTCCTGCTCCTGGGATGTGACCCGGCCGCCTCGCAGTCGAAGGACGACGCGGGCACTCCCTCGACATCGGATGCCGGCGTCACGGCGGACGCGGGTACCCCTCCGTCCGACGGAGGCACCCAGACGCCAGCGAAGAGCGCCAAGCGCGGCATCGCCTTCGACCTCGCGACGCCAGCGGACCTCGCGGCCGTCTCTCCGGGCGTGAGCTGGTGGTACAACTGGAGCCCCCGGCCGCACCGCGACGTGCCCTCGGACTACCGCGCGCGCTACGGCATGGACTTCATCCCCATGCTCTGGAACGGGGACTTCGACGCGGCCGGCGTGGAGACCTGGCTCAAGTCCAACCCCCACGTCCGCTACCTGCTGCTCCTCAACGAGCCCAACCTCACGGACCAGTCCAACCTGTCACCGCAGGCCGCGGCGGCGCTGTGGCCCCGCTACGAGAGCGTCGCCGCCAACACGGGCGTGAAGCTCGTGGGCCCGGCGATGAACTGGGGCACGATGCAGGGGTACTCGGACCCCGTCGTCTGGCTCGACGCCTTCTACGCGGCCTACCGCTCTGCGAATGGCAACCGCGAGCCGCGCATCGATTACCTCGCCTTCCACTGGTACGACTACGGGCTCGCGGGCCAGTTGGACAGGCTCAAGAAGTACGGCAAGCCGTTCTGGGTGACGGAGTTCGCCAACTGCCACCGCCAGAATGACGGCGCGCAGGTTGACTCCGTCGCGAAGCAGAAGGCCCAGATGGCGGAGATGGTCTCCGTCTGCGAGAGCCGGGACGACGTGTTCCGCTACGCGTGGTTCACCGGCCGATGGACCAATGACCCGTGCTTCGCGAGCCTGCTGGGCGCCCCCGGCACATTGACGGAACTGGGCGCACACTACCTCTCGCTCCCCTCCAAGTGA